The Spirosoma radiotolerans genome has a window encoding:
- a CDS encoding helix-turn-helix domain-containing protein has product MQETKGLLDKIKHHDKLSIMVNENCTIALPDDVLPALLRPHKLAYYYFMFVDRGAETCQVDLLETTVSDSQLIFGLPNQVFAHSSPNKNNRQYKFGFDENTLALLPNAFPFLINPLHVNVITFDSAAKERVKAILSILFHLLHSPGKPTDTAIILAHLNALLTEFNSAYFEGKNYETFSNSKLSKYVEFKLAVETQLTEQHDVHTIAEKLGMTTSSLYAVVKEYSGNSPKEWITNRLIQEAQRKLQYSSLSVKELAYELGYNDPAYFSRLFKKRMGKSVRVFLAGLQDLSPK; this is encoded by the coding sequence GTGCAAGAGACAAAGGGATTACTAGACAAGATCAAACACCATGACAAATTGTCGATCATGGTAAACGAAAACTGTACAATCGCATTACCCGACGATGTTTTACCCGCGCTGCTCCGACCTCACAAGCTGGCCTACTATTATTTTATGTTTGTAGACCGGGGGGCTGAAACCTGTCAGGTAGATCTTCTGGAAACAACCGTTTCCGACAGCCAGTTGATTTTCGGCTTACCAAACCAAGTCTTCGCTCATTCATCCCCCAATAAAAACAATCGACAGTACAAATTCGGATTCGATGAAAACACACTGGCGCTATTGCCGAATGCATTTCCCTTTTTGATTAACCCGTTACATGTAAACGTAATCACGTTTGATTCAGCCGCCAAAGAGCGGGTTAAGGCCATTCTTTCCATTCTGTTTCATTTGCTTCATTCGCCAGGAAAACCAACAGATACAGCCATTATTCTGGCCCATTTAAACGCATTGCTCACCGAATTCAACAGCGCTTACTTTGAGGGGAAAAACTACGAGACCTTTTCAAATTCGAAGCTTTCAAAGTATGTCGAGTTTAAACTTGCCGTAGAAACGCAACTGACTGAACAACACGATGTTCATACGATCGCCGAAAAATTGGGCATGACGACTAGCAGCCTTTACGCTGTCGTGAAGGAGTACTCCGGCAATTCGCCGAAAGAGTGGATTACCAACCGACTGATACAGGAAGCTCAACGGAAGCTACAGTACTCTTCCCTCTCGGTAAAGGAGCTGGCTTATGAATTGGGCTATAATGACCCTGCTTATTTTTCACGGCTGTTCAAAAAGAGGATGGGCAAGAGCGTTCGTGTATTTCTGGCGGGCTTACAGGATTTGTCCCCTAAATAA
- a CDS encoding helix-turn-helix domain-containing protein, translating into MQKTESLEEFYRHKFNSLPDTLPANTGHVNVFRLEDCLAPSTAPVQYSRRDFYKITLIRGHNLYHYADKSIEINGPTLVFFNPQVPYTWQAVSGDTTGFFCIFRETLFGGRFNTGLTELPLFQPGGKPAFTLEASQEAIVSGLFEKMLDEINSDYILKYDLIRNYVSELIHYALKLRPTDALHQHTDARARLTAIFIELLERQFPIESPTRRFTLRSASDFAYQLAVHVNHLNRCVRDTTGKTTTDHIAARLATEARALLKHTDWNIAEIAYSLGFDEPSHFNYFFRKHTGLAPSAFRHV; encoded by the coding sequence ATGCAAAAGACCGAAAGTCTCGAAGAATTTTATCGACATAAGTTTAATAGTCTTCCTGATACCCTACCCGCTAACACAGGGCATGTCAATGTGTTTCGGCTGGAAGATTGTCTGGCCCCCAGTACCGCACCGGTTCAGTACAGCCGCCGGGATTTCTATAAGATTACCCTCATTCGGGGACACAACCTGTATCACTATGCCGACAAAAGCATTGAGATCAATGGGCCGACGCTGGTATTTTTTAATCCTCAGGTGCCCTATACCTGGCAAGCTGTTTCGGGGGATACAACTGGGTTTTTCTGCATTTTTCGCGAAACACTCTTTGGGGGGCGGTTCAACACGGGTCTGACGGAGCTGCCGCTGTTCCAGCCCGGCGGTAAGCCTGCCTTTACGCTGGAGGCCAGCCAGGAGGCCATCGTGAGTGGGCTCTTCGAGAAAATGCTGGATGAGATTAACTCAGACTATATCCTTAAATATGATCTGATCCGAAACTACGTGTCAGAACTAATTCATTATGCTCTCAAATTGCGGCCTACCGATGCGTTGCACCAGCATACCGATGCCCGAGCGCGGCTGACGGCGATCTTTATCGAACTTCTGGAACGGCAGTTTCCCATCGAGTCGCCGACCCGGCGGTTTACCCTGCGCTCGGCGAGTGACTTTGCCTATCAACTTGCCGTACATGTCAATCATTTAAACCGTTGCGTGCGTGACACAACCGGCAAAACCACGACTGACCATATTGCCGCCCGTTTAGCCACTGAGGCCAGAGCATTGCTCAAACATACCGACTGGAACATAGCTGAAATCGCATATAGCCTGGGCTTCGATGAACCGTCCCACTTCAACTACTTCTTCAGAAAGCATACCGGTTTGGCCCCTTCGGCCTTTCGGCATGTTTGA
- a CDS encoding oxidoreductase, translating to MDNQQVWFITGASKGLGLELVEQLLKQGHRVAATSRDVAELRRSVGVESDDFLPLGVALTTETSVGEAIQATVSQFGRIDVVVNNAGYGQLGSLEELTDGEARANFEVNVFGMLNVIRQVMPQLRKQQSGHILNLSSIAGITGNFPGWGIYCATKFAVEGLSESLAAEVAPFGIKVTIVEPGYFRTEFLSSGSLRVPQEQIEEYELVRQSAAVHQNQIKGNQPGDPSKAVAAMIQIATEPNPPLHLLLGQDAYDVANQKISAFQAEIAQWKALTVSTGFAQPAPAIS from the coding sequence ATGGACAATCAACAAGTGTGGTTTATTACCGGGGCCTCTAAAGGTTTAGGCCTTGAATTAGTCGAACAGTTGCTAAAGCAGGGTCATCGAGTGGCGGCTACCTCCCGCGATGTTGCGGAGTTACGCCGGTCCGTCGGTGTCGAATCCGACGATTTTTTGCCATTGGGCGTTGCTTTAACCACCGAAACCAGCGTTGGGGAAGCTATACAAGCGACCGTCAGCCAGTTCGGGCGGATTGATGTGGTGGTCAATAACGCGGGGTATGGCCAACTGGGCAGTTTGGAAGAACTCACTGACGGGGAAGCCCGTGCTAATTTCGAGGTCAACGTGTTTGGGATGCTGAACGTGATCAGGCAGGTTATGCCCCAGTTGCGGAAACAGCAGTCGGGGCACATTCTCAACCTTTCCTCAATTGCTGGGATCACAGGCAATTTTCCCGGTTGGGGCATTTACTGCGCTACTAAGTTTGCTGTTGAAGGGTTATCCGAATCGCTGGCAGCTGAAGTGGCTCCATTCGGCATCAAGGTAACCATTGTGGAGCCGGGTTATTTTCGAACCGAGTTTTTGTCGTCCGGTTCGCTGCGAGTTCCCCAGGAGCAGATAGAAGAGTACGAACTGGTACGGCAGTCTGCAGCGGTTCACCAAAACCAAATAAAAGGAAACCAGCCCGGCGATCCATCGAAGGCTGTAGCGGCCATGATTCAGATTGCCACTGAGCCCAACCCGCCTTTGCATCTGTTGCTGGGTCAGGATGCCTACGATGTCGCCAACCAGAAGATCTCGGCCTTTCAGGCCGAAATAGCGCAATGGAAAGCGTTGACAGTGTCTACCGGTTTTGCCCAGCCAGCTCCAGCGATCAGTTAA
- a CDS encoding Imm63 family immunity protein, translated as MTDILTKTGIKTMTLSAIKEQVETLGDLINAPHYLYPTYGHSVDGALPHVELDDSGTFHFVVVERGQELERQTTTALDELLFWIFDSITFSMACRFERANRNHNQDFRRTLFRYQEELLGCLNVNWQARKRTDHNLTLVRHPFTDDVFNA; from the coding sequence TTGACAGATATACTTACCAAGACAGGAATCAAGACAATGACACTTTCAGCGATAAAGGAACAGGTAGAAACCTTGGGAGACCTGATCAATGCACCCCACTATCTGTATCCAACCTATGGCCATTCTGTCGATGGGGCGCTGCCGCACGTCGAACTTGATGATTCCGGCACTTTCCATTTTGTGGTAGTAGAGCGGGGTCAGGAGTTGGAAAGACAAACGACTACAGCACTAGACGAACTCTTATTCTGGATTTTCGACTCAATCACCTTTTCGATGGCTTGTCGATTTGAACGGGCTAACCGTAATCATAACCAAGACTTTAGACGAACACTATTTAGGTATCAGGAAGAACTTTTAGGATGTCTCAACGTGAATTGGCAGGCAAGAAAACGTACCGATCACAACCTGACTTTAGTCAGACATCCTTTTACGGATGACGTCTTTAACGCCTAA
- a CDS encoding DUF4468 domain-containing protein, whose protein sequence is MRLFLIGLFMACLVNPSYGIVDCPPVITNGKLLGILPVVNQKVSYSDVVDCGAVSQADLFRRVRLWAAQSCYSPGDTFSMSDKETGDLVGRVSQVVTLLRSENSVGGVYTFRYSLIIECTNRKYRVTITQLDVLENGTKTTPIESYCQKNEVDLRAIYTALDTQINHKLTSLQKYIENYKPF, encoded by the coding sequence ATGCGTCTTTTTCTTATCGGCCTGTTCATGGCCTGTCTCGTAAACCCCAGCTACGGAATCGTGGATTGTCCACCGGTTATCACCAACGGAAAACTATTAGGCATTCTGCCGGTAGTGAATCAAAAAGTAAGCTACTCGGACGTAGTCGATTGCGGGGCTGTTTCTCAGGCCGATCTGTTCCGGCGCGTCCGGTTGTGGGCTGCCCAATCTTGTTATTCGCCCGGCGATACATTTTCAATGAGCGACAAAGAAACCGGCGATTTGGTCGGGCGGGTTTCGCAGGTGGTTACGCTGCTCCGTTCGGAGAATTCAGTCGGTGGCGTTTACACGTTTCGGTACAGCCTTATTATCGAGTGTACTAATCGCAAATACCGGGTAACCATCACCCAGCTTGATGTGCTGGAGAATGGGACCAAAACAACCCCGATCGAAAGCTACTGTCAGAAAAACGAAGTCGATCTTCGCGCCATTTACACAGCCCTCGACACACAGATCAACCACAAGTTAACTTCACTTCAGAAGTACATAGAAAATTACAAACCGTTCTGA
- a CDS encoding RNA polymerase sigma factor produces MEDFRLITYRSLAPEELWRRFKTGDERALGELAREHYPSLYNYGLRLTTDSEQVWDTIQDLFLELWVHRESVGNAVFVRTYLLKALRYKLLKTRGHQQPVHLEDSEISKMSFTGSIEEEIIDKELHTEQERLLHQLMTTLTKRQQEVLYLRFYQNLENHEIAQIMGMERQSVANLLYRTFKELRSQWSPNLLMGLLTYILSKG; encoded by the coding sequence TTGGAAGATTTCAGGCTTATTACTTATCGGTCTTTAGCGCCTGAGGAGCTATGGCGACGCTTTAAAACTGGTGACGAACGGGCTTTGGGCGAGTTAGCCCGGGAGCATTATCCGAGCCTGTATAACTACGGATTACGTTTAACGACCGATTCTGAACAGGTATGGGATACAATCCAGGACCTGTTTCTAGAACTATGGGTCCATCGGGAATCGGTGGGAAACGCCGTTTTTGTAAGAACGTATTTGCTGAAAGCATTGCGTTACAAATTATTAAAAACCCGGGGTCATCAACAGCCAGTTCACCTTGAGGATTCCGAAATCAGTAAAATGTCATTTACGGGGTCAATAGAAGAAGAAATTATTGATAAAGAACTGCATACCGAACAGGAACGGCTGCTCCACCAGCTAATGACCACCCTCACGAAGCGTCAGCAAGAAGTGCTCTATCTGCGTTTCTACCAAAATCTGGAAAACCATGAAATCGCTCAGATTATGGGAATGGAACGGCAAAGTGTGGCCAACCTTTTGTACCGCACGTTTAAGGAACTACGGAGTCAGTGGTCGCCCAATTTGCTTATGGGCCTGCTCACATATATCCTCTCGAAGGGATAA
- a CDS encoding FecR family protein: protein MKYKTYNAEDFLFDESFRQWTSGTSPEATAFWEQWLAQNPDRAYVVKNAQALVRTLNEHYRDNATEARFTSELNRLMEVAAEHREADLEAPIIPLQPQFRWRWAAAVLLTVGLSIWMYSHIIPKARSASYAHLTRLAHLPLQEKINTSNHTANVLLSDGSLVTLRPNSRLSYPKQFDKSSRTVYLDGEAFFDVVKNPARPFLIYANQTVTKVLGTSFLVRAFEGEKAVTVTVRTGRVSVYAQEDFENARLSGLRRIQGVVLTPNQELSYNLDDNRLMKALVDKPKVVIPESVNHEQVFEDTPVAKVFSTIEHTYGVNLIYNEDDLSACLINFTFSNESLLERIDVICQTIGASYEVLDGQIVITSKGCK, encoded by the coding sequence ATGAAGTACAAGACTTATAATGCCGAAGATTTCCTGTTCGATGAGTCGTTTCGCCAGTGGACGAGCGGTACCTCGCCCGAGGCCACTGCTTTTTGGGAGCAGTGGCTGGCGCAAAATCCTGACCGGGCCTATGTAGTCAAGAACGCGCAGGCGCTTGTAAGAACCCTGAATGAACATTATCGGGATAATGCAACGGAAGCCCGGTTCACCAGCGAACTGAATCGCCTGATGGAGGTGGCAGCAGAACATCGGGAGGCCGATTTAGAAGCACCTATCATCCCACTTCAGCCACAATTTCGGTGGCGCTGGGCAGCTGCTGTGCTGCTTACAGTTGGGCTAAGTATCTGGATGTACAGCCATATAATCCCGAAGGCAAGGTCTGCTTCATACGCGCATCTTACACGGCTGGCTCACCTTCCGCTCCAGGAAAAAATTAATACAAGCAATCATACTGCCAACGTATTACTGAGTGACGGCAGTCTCGTTACGCTCCGGCCCAATAGCCGCCTGAGTTATCCAAAGCAGTTCGACAAGAGCAGCCGAACGGTTTATCTCGATGGTGAAGCCTTCTTCGATGTCGTGAAAAACCCGGCCAGACCCTTCCTGATCTATGCTAACCAAACGGTTACTAAAGTGCTGGGTACAAGCTTTCTGGTTCGGGCTTTCGAAGGTGAAAAAGCCGTAACCGTAACCGTACGAACGGGCCGTGTATCCGTTTATGCGCAGGAGGATTTCGAAAATGCCCGGCTATCAGGTCTGCGCCGAATACAGGGCGTTGTCTTGACTCCAAATCAGGAATTGAGCTATAACCTGGATGATAATCGACTCATGAAAGCGCTGGTTGACAAGCCTAAAGTGGTGATTCCCGAATCGGTGAATCATGAACAGGTATTCGAGGATACGCCCGTTGCAAAAGTCTTTTCGACCATCGAGCATACCTACGGTGTAAATCTTATTTATAACGAAGATGACCTGTCTGCCTGTCTGATCAATTTCACGTTCTCGAATGAAAGCCTGCTCGAACGAATCGATGTAATCTGTCAGACCATCGGAGCTTCGTATGAGGTGCTGGATGGGCAAATCGTCATTACCAGTAAAGGGTGTAAATAG
- a CDS encoding TonB-dependent receptor has translation MKELRQPLSLLRSLMKFTVYQLLLAAMVAGLAAARPVEAQRVMDQRVTLHADNLSLKTVLNKLGRQADAHFAYRSALVQLNDRISLDATNQPLVDVLDKLLKAHQLTYQVKGRQIILNQEPPPVPVELPLTNDENSADRNLSGTVSDEAGSRLPGVSIVVKGTNRGTTTDANGQFRMTLLTGDDILVFSFVGYLSREVTVGNQTSVNVNLAIDTKNLSEVVVVGYGTQKRSDLTGSISSVKSEEIRNLPVRSVNEALQGRAAGVQVTRNDGAPGSSSDIVIRGVGSIGGMSPLYIVDGIRMGTGNNFNLQDVESIEILKDASAAAIYGAQAAGGVVLVTTKRGTSLDKMKINFNAYYGVRKPLNLYKMLNTADYVTAKKAFGVSTGGWGDPNTLPDNDWAKDLYTNGSDQSYSLSLSGATAKTNYYISANYQREGGTMIDNWFDRYGLRSNADFKINKKLKVGETLYAWKTGNNPTVTTTFPFRSAPVVPIYDPTNSYGGWAKTGTFFTGPNLVGQEYQNHQSNETYALEGNMYADWEIIPGLNLRSTFGASVINVKNYKFTEAYDYGTVANHNAYLYRETNNQRNLTANFVLTYAKTVGQHEFKALAGYEAYQSDLSSLNASAQSFPYVTYNLGLTSNPSSYIASGGEFPQTRLLSQFGRVNYTYANKYLLTATVRRDGSDRFGPTNKFGVFPSASVGWKLNEEAFIRDNLSYITNLKLRASYGKLGSTSNIPQYTYQASFAGNGGTNSMGLPDGSRAKGYALTAQLANQDIKWESVNQADIGLDVGLMNNRLNITVDWYSRQTNGMIYQVPVALSAGFSTTSPTVVYTNIGQMSNKGLELAIDYRNKKGAFTYGITANASFNTNLVKKLDGVNNNPINDGTAGDYLESTVSRTQVGQPLGQFYGYKVAGIFQSDAEVAALNQKAQEAAAATGGTTTGVYYQAAATGAGDLKFVDTNGDGKITTADKTFIGSPWPKMTYGITLNLAWKGFDFSALFQGITGVDVFNGNKYYTPIFVGDYNTTRDIFNTSFFNGNGLTSLPRVGYTDASGNYVRDPNANYTRISDYAVESGAFLKLRTVQLGYTLPASLMKQWKMSGLRVYLQGQNLLTFTKYSGLDPEVLGRNGTTARGVDTIYSYPRTSLVSAGIDVTF, from the coding sequence ATGAAAGAACTTCGACAACCGCTTAGCCTGTTGCGCAGCCTTATGAAATTTACTGTCTATCAGTTACTACTAGCGGCTATGGTAGCCGGTCTGGCAGCGGCCCGCCCGGTGGAAGCACAACGGGTAATGGATCAGCGCGTTACGCTCCATGCCGATAATTTATCGCTGAAAACCGTTCTGAATAAATTAGGGCGCCAGGCCGATGCACACTTTGCCTACCGGTCAGCTTTGGTTCAGTTAAATGACCGTATATCGCTGGATGCGACGAATCAACCCCTGGTTGACGTACTGGATAAGCTGCTAAAAGCGCATCAGCTCACGTATCAGGTGAAAGGGCGGCAGATTATTCTGAATCAGGAACCTCCTCCTGTTCCTGTCGAATTGCCCTTGACCAACGATGAGAACTCCGCCGACCGGAACCTCTCCGGAACCGTTTCCGATGAAGCGGGCTCCCGGCTGCCCGGCGTAAGCATCGTGGTTAAAGGAACCAACCGGGGCACGACGACCGATGCCAATGGTCAGTTCCGGATGACTCTCCTGACGGGCGATGATATACTGGTTTTCAGCTTTGTGGGCTATCTGTCGCGCGAAGTCACGGTGGGAAATCAAACATCGGTCAATGTCAATCTGGCGATCGATACCAAAAACCTGAGCGAAGTTGTCGTTGTGGGGTACGGTACACAAAAGCGGTCGGATCTGACAGGCTCGATCTCTTCAGTTAAATCGGAGGAGATCAGGAACTTACCCGTTCGGAGTGTTAATGAAGCCTTACAGGGACGGGCCGCCGGGGTACAGGTTACGCGGAATGACGGAGCACCGGGCAGCAGTTCGGACATTGTTATCCGTGGAGTCGGCTCCATTGGCGGCATGTCTCCGCTGTATATCGTCGATGGGATCCGAATGGGAACGGGTAACAACTTTAATCTTCAGGATGTCGAATCCATTGAAATCCTGAAAGATGCAAGTGCGGCTGCTATTTACGGGGCCCAGGCGGCTGGTGGGGTAGTGCTCGTTACGACCAAACGGGGTACTAGCCTGGATAAAATGAAGATCAATTTCAACGCCTATTATGGGGTTCGGAAGCCGCTCAACCTGTATAAAATGCTGAATACGGCAGATTACGTTACGGCCAAAAAGGCATTTGGCGTGAGCACGGGTGGTTGGGGCGATCCAAATACCTTACCTGATAACGATTGGGCCAAGGATCTCTATACAAACGGATCAGACCAGAGTTACTCGCTGTCGCTGTCGGGCGCTACGGCTAAAACCAATTACTATATATCTGCCAACTACCAGCGGGAGGGTGGTACAATGATCGACAATTGGTTTGACCGGTATGGCCTACGCTCGAATGCGGATTTCAAAATTAACAAAAAGCTTAAGGTTGGTGAAACGTTATACGCCTGGAAAACCGGTAATAACCCTACCGTAACGACGACCTTCCCGTTCCGATCGGCGCCCGTCGTTCCTATTTATGACCCGACCAACTCGTATGGTGGCTGGGCCAAAACCGGTACGTTCTTCACCGGACCCAACCTGGTTGGGCAGGAATACCAGAATCACCAGTCGAATGAGACCTACGCGCTGGAAGGAAATATGTATGCCGACTGGGAGATTATCCCCGGCCTTAATCTTCGCTCTACGTTCGGGGCCTCGGTCATCAACGTAAAAAACTACAAGTTCACGGAAGCCTATGACTACGGTACGGTGGCCAACCATAATGCGTATCTGTATCGTGAAACGAACAACCAGCGCAACCTGACGGCCAACTTTGTGCTGACCTATGCCAAAACGGTTGGTCAGCACGAGTTCAAAGCATTGGCCGGCTATGAAGCCTACCAATCCGATCTGAGTTCATTGAACGCATCGGCCCAGAGTTTTCCCTACGTTACCTACAACCTGGGTCTTACGAGTAATCCAAGCAGCTACATAGCCAGCGGGGGCGAATTCCCGCAGACGCGGTTGCTGTCTCAATTTGGGCGTGTCAACTACACGTACGCCAACAAATACCTGCTGACGGCGACTGTTCGACGGGATGGTTCGGATCGATTCGGACCCACCAACAAATTCGGCGTTTTCCCATCGGCATCGGTGGGTTGGAAACTGAATGAAGAAGCATTCATTCGGGACAATCTCAGCTATATCACGAACCTCAAATTACGGGCCAGTTACGGAAAATTAGGGAGCACGAGTAACATTCCTCAATACACGTATCAGGCTTCTTTTGCGGGAAATGGAGGGACAAACAGCATGGGGCTACCCGATGGTTCCCGCGCGAAAGGATATGCCCTGACGGCTCAGCTCGCCAATCAGGATATCAAATGGGAGTCGGTTAACCAGGCCGATATCGGATTGGATGTTGGCCTGATGAACAACCGCCTGAATATTACGGTAGACTGGTATAGCCGTCAGACAAATGGAATGATTTACCAGGTTCCGGTAGCCCTGTCGGCTGGTTTCAGCACCACCTCGCCAACGGTCGTCTACACGAACATTGGTCAGATGAGCAATAAAGGCCTGGAACTGGCGATCGATTACCGAAACAAGAAAGGTGCCTTCACCTATGGCATTACGGCCAATGCGTCGTTTAACACTAATCTGGTGAAAAAACTGGACGGTGTGAATAACAACCCGATCAATGACGGTACTGCCGGCGATTATCTGGAAAGCACCGTATCCCGTACTCAGGTAGGCCAGCCGCTAGGGCAGTTTTATGGTTACAAAGTGGCTGGAATTTTCCAGAGTGATGCCGAAGTAGCCGCACTGAACCAAAAAGCGCAGGAAGCGGCTGCGGCCACGGGTGGCACAACAACCGGCGTTTATTACCAGGCAGCCGCTACGGGAGCTGGCGACCTAAAGTTCGTGGATACGAATGGGGATGGGAAAATTACCACCGCCGATAAAACATTCATTGGTAGCCCGTGGCCGAAAATGACCTATGGGATCACCTTGAATCTGGCCTGGAAAGGCTTCGATTTTTCGGCCTTGTTCCAGGGCATTACCGGCGTTGATGTGTTCAATGGAAACAAGTACTACACGCCAATTTTTGTGGGTGATTATAATACCACCCGTGATATTTTCAATACGTCGTTTTTCAATGGCAATGGCCTCACCAGTCTGCCACGCGTAGGCTATACCGATGCTTCGGGCAACTACGTTCGCGACCCGAATGCCAACTACACCCGCATTTCGGATTATGCCGTTGAAA